In the uncultured Methanobacterium sp. genome, one interval contains:
- a CDS encoding ATP-binding protein — MTVNYKRGGGRRLGDHYQDLIALDLLITMLEKPDKYDYIEVEANDAGSLDDVKALRKDGTCSVIQVKFKTNLEKDKLSWEYLTKRKKGKKGNLLTSLLQKWAFSLEGLQEKYKIHKACLVTNLELDTEFKKSISYNVVNFDKIEDKTTRESLIEQLGEESKVKNFFNNFYFYHDCLDIKKLDESVFKRYERLGGTEKGWSNIIKNLREWVTEKNNPSPNGFITPEIIKKTALWNQFRSIPQQFKVPEDYVLPSKDFHNNLKKEILKLKNGSLVVTGSPGVGKSTYLSFLFNDLVENNIPVIRHHYLLSLSDRTIDRLKFQTIAESLMSDMQKNYPEALNQLESKNPTFMDFSEWINTCGDYYFEQKYPLIIIIDGLDHSIESDRDLEELKTLIEHLIPTPNGIIVIFGMQRIDSDILPSKLIKSSPRDSWKEIPLLEKEPIREYLFKHKIDIQLDGDQPNFEHLLNNLTDAFLEKSKGHPLHLKYTLKTIKEQDIPVTKENVQELPGINHREIEDYYHRLWHVLVEKDREILYLLASCPFSWPLDGIVECFELRGRNTHEIVTSLKRVKHLLEEKTLGFELDHPSMLIFIEKQEYYQSYTQKMKEYALDWIENTAPDYWKRAYEWLLMADLGTNEPLIEGPNRQWAIENIANAFPKPEVVKLFIESTYFTLQKGDFKRFIELRILSEYFLNAYTDRHEVIDKLLYPQLIINDDIHIKKRLIENIDYLTIDGLALIAENNVINNEKIPWEFIDLANNKFKNHIDYTDYFIEDITNLLKILALCPNVRPEGVFEYLLHFKKNRLYREEEDYDIVYILLNIYSQFLRIYHNLPGMSHSVKNLRKLLEMDINSLEMSAVLRNSVLLSIEEGFVLDEIKNNSSDPFAAIYAAINEIEDFKIDTIIFPDNSDSSIFYFEYYQLLGNEKRIENLFYRTFFCFLANHLWKKDELNKEWINGIYEFGWLKKFLYKLDLIASNVSKFIISKESLSYSWIYEQLEDMEAPDPSEDSETHQFYKGATGAMNYIGLDILLILQKFGSTKINKEDLVTVLNSDFCLLWKWIDTYWNYRKKIINEKTIEWLLDYCVDNLSASFNELFSDRASHFGTLASIAALYGLDKKSQCYLMEAASNLISYGDRKDPLLNNTMQIIDLCSEYGWNNGLLQLKKLIPAIVHIMEFTDGDGTKHLPSYLGVLLSNIDPCLIPIYYQYLCSKEDYDNALHVFHSFLKVADLSDEFNKTLAETAMDSESLNILFDRAQKGDVNAEVLINPFKDKLSNKITENLSKDSDLVKSKKEEELLSIPSKYPPEKLKEYINSDSIFLDERIEKWIDYWESEGKGEEVLEAIEKIEGKYINLRAYDRIFDLVYNLYGKNEAYPWLVKAQIESHGWSYWGYTEKSKRRCNIIKNDYPDKWFEFIQEIYPKVSCYHPYKLEIVSQLIRIIKYLLLMEQNNLAYEITDQVVDSTLELLSPIKLPIPKWVD; from the coding sequence ATGACAGTAAACTATAAAAGAGGGGGAGGCAGACGTCTAGGGGATCATTATCAAGATTTAATTGCATTAGATTTATTGATAACAATGCTTGAAAAGCCAGATAAATATGATTATATTGAAGTGGAAGCCAATGATGCCGGTTCTTTAGATGATGTAAAAGCATTACGAAAAGATGGAACGTGCTCTGTAATACAAGTTAAATTTAAAACCAACCTTGAAAAGGATAAATTATCATGGGAATATTTAACAAAGAGAAAAAAAGGTAAAAAAGGGAATTTATTAACATCACTGTTACAAAAATGGGCATTTAGCCTTGAAGGCCTACAAGAAAAATATAAAATTCATAAAGCTTGTTTAGTCACGAACCTAGAACTAGATACTGAATTTAAAAAATCTATTTCGTATAATGTGGTGAATTTTGATAAAATTGAAGATAAAACTACGCGTGAATCGTTAATTGAGCAATTAGGAGAAGAATCAAAAGTCAAAAATTTTTTTAATAATTTTTATTTTTATCATGATTGTTTAGATATTAAAAAACTTGATGAATCTGTTTTCAAACGCTATGAAAGATTAGGCGGAACCGAAAAGGGCTGGAGTAACATTATAAAAAATTTGAGAGAATGGGTAACCGAAAAGAATAATCCAAGTCCAAATGGATTCATTACACCAGAAATAATTAAAAAAACAGCTCTTTGGAACCAATTTAGATCAATTCCACAACAATTCAAAGTCCCAGAAGATTATGTATTACCTTCAAAAGATTTTCATAACAACTTAAAAAAAGAAATACTTAAACTTAAAAATGGCTCTTTGGTTGTTACAGGTTCTCCAGGTGTTGGTAAGAGCACGTATCTTAGTTTTCTTTTCAATGATTTAGTAGAAAATAACATTCCAGTGATTAGACATCATTATTTACTTTCTTTATCAGATAGAACAATTGATAGGCTTAAATTCCAGACAATTGCTGAGTCATTAATGAGTGATATGCAAAAAAATTATCCTGAAGCTTTAAATCAGTTAGAAAGTAAAAATCCCACTTTTATGGATTTCTCAGAATGGATTAACACTTGTGGGGATTATTATTTTGAGCAAAAATATCCATTAATTATTATTATAGACGGTCTTGATCATTCTATAGAGTCCGATCGGGATTTGGAAGAATTAAAAACATTGATCGAACATTTAATACCAACTCCCAATGGGATTATAGTAATATTTGGGATGCAAAGAATAGATAGTGATATTTTACCTTCTAAACTAATCAAAAGTTCCCCTAGAGACTCATGGAAAGAAATACCATTATTAGAAAAGGAACCTATTAGAGAATATCTTTTCAAACATAAAATAGATATTCAACTAGACGGAGATCAACCTAATTTTGAGCATTTATTAAATAATTTAACAGACGCATTTCTTGAAAAAAGTAAAGGACATCCATTACACCTTAAATACACGTTAAAAACTATTAAAGAGCAAGATATTCCTGTAACAAAAGAAAATGTTCAAGAATTACCTGGAATTAATCATCGCGAAATTGAAGATTATTATCATAGATTATGGCATGTTTTGGTTGAAAAAGATCGGGAAATTTTATATTTATTAGCATCTTGTCCATTTAGTTGGCCATTAGATGGTATTGTGGAGTGTTTTGAGCTTAGAGGCAGGAACACTCATGAAATAGTAACATCTTTAAAACGAGTTAAACACTTGCTTGAGGAAAAAACACTAGGGTTTGAGCTTGATCACCCCAGTATGCTAATTTTCATTGAAAAACAGGAATACTATCAATCATATACTCAAAAGATGAAAGAATACGCATTAGATTGGATAGAAAACACTGCCCCGGACTATTGGAAACGAGCATATGAATGGTTGTTAATGGCAGATTTAGGAACAAACGAACCATTAATTGAAGGTCCAAATCGCCAGTGGGCAATAGAAAATATTGCTAATGCGTTTCCGAAACCTGAAGTTGTTAAACTATTTATTGAAAGTACTTATTTTACACTTCAAAAAGGAGATTTTAAAAGATTTATAGAGCTTAGAATATTATCTGAATATTTCTTAAATGCATATACAGATAGACATGAAGTAATTGATAAGTTATTGTACCCTCAATTAATAATTAATGATGATATTCATATCAAAAAGAGATTAATAGAAAATATTGACTATTTAACTATTGATGGGTTAGCCTTAATTGCTGAAAATAATGTAATAAATAATGAAAAAATTCCTTGGGAATTTATAGATCTAGCTAATAATAAATTCAAAAATCATATTGATTATACGGACTATTTTATCGAAGACATTACAAATCTACTAAAGATACTTGCTTTATGTCCCAATGTACGTCCTGAAGGGGTTTTTGAATATTTACTTCATTTTAAGAAAAATAGGTTGTATAGGGAAGAAGAGGATTATGATATTGTTTATATTCTTTTAAATATCTATTCTCAATTTCTTCGAATTTATCATAATTTACCGGGAATGTCTCATTCAGTTAAGAATTTACGTAAACTTTTAGAAATGGACATTAATTCATTAGAGATGTCTGCAGTATTAAGAAATAGTGTTCTACTTTCAATCGAAGAAGGATTTGTTTTAGATGAAATTAAAAATAACTCCTCAGATCCTTTTGCAGCAATATATGCAGCAATTAATGAAATTGAAGATTTCAAAATTGATACTATAATCTTTCCAGATAATAGTGATAGTAGTATTTTTTATTTTGAGTATTATCAATTATTAGGAAATGAAAAAAGAATAGAAAATTTGTTTTATAGAACATTTTTCTGTTTTCTTGCAAATCATTTATGGAAAAAAGACGAATTAAATAAAGAATGGATTAATGGGATATATGAATTCGGCTGGCTTAAAAAGTTCCTTTATAAATTGGATTTAATTGCATCTAATGTTTCTAAGTTTATTATTTCAAAGGAATCACTGTCTTATAGTTGGATATATGAGCAATTAGAAGATATGGAAGCACCTGATCCATCTGAAGATTCTGAAACACATCAATTTTATAAGGGAGCTACAGGAGCTATGAATTATATTGGATTAGATATTTTATTAATTCTTCAAAAATTCGGTTCAACTAAAATTAATAAAGAAGATCTTGTAACTGTTTTGAATTCAGATTTTTGTCTTTTGTGGAAATGGATTGACACCTACTGGAATTATAGAAAAAAAATCATTAATGAAAAAACAATAGAATGGCTGTTAGATTATTGTGTTGATAATTTATCAGCATCATTCAATGAACTTTTCTCTGATAGAGCTTCTCATTTTGGCACATTAGCATCTATTGCAGCATTATATGGGCTTGACAAAAAATCTCAATGTTATTTAATGGAGGCTGCATCTAATTTAATTTCTTATGGGGATAGAAAAGATCCTCTTTTAAATAATACGATGCAAATAATAGATTTGTGCTCTGAATATGGGTGGAATAACGGATTATTACAGCTGAAAAAGCTTATTCCCGCAATAGTTCATATTATGGAATTTACTGATGGTGATGGTACAAAACATTTGCCTAGTTATCTTGGTGTTTTATTATCTAACATAGATCCATGTCTTATACCTATTTATTATCAATATTTATGTTCTAAAGAAGACTATGATAATGCCCTACACGTATTCCACTCTTTTTTGAAAGTAGCAGACTTATCAGATGAATTTAATAAAACCCTTGCAGAAACTGCAATGGACTCTGAAAGCTTAAATATTTTATTTGACAGAGCTCAAAAAGGCGATGTTAACGCTGAAGTCCTAATAAATCCATTTAAAGATAAATTAAGCAACAAAATAACAGAAAATTTGTCTAAAGATTCAGATTTGGTCAAGTCTAAGAAAGAGGAAGAATTGTTAAGCATACCTTCAAAGTATCCACCTGAAAAACTTAAGGAATACATTAACTCAGATTCTATTTTTTTGGACGAAAGAATAGAAAAATGGATTGATTATTGGGAAAGTGAAGGAAAGGGTGAAGAGGTTTTAGAAGCTATAGAAAAAATAGAAGGTAAATATATTAATTTACGAGCATATGATAGAATTTTTGATCTAGTTTATAATTTATATGGTAAAAATGAAGCTTATCCTTGGCTTGTTAAGGCCCAAATAGAGAGTCATGGTTGGAGTTATTGGGGATATACCGAAAAATCAAAACGAAGATGTAATATAATTAAAAATGATTATCCAGATAAATGGTTTGAATTTATCCAGGAGATTTATCCAAAAGTTAGTTGTTATCATCCTTATAAACTTGAAATAGTATCTCAATTAATTAGAATTATTAAATATCTTTTATTAATGGAACAAAATAATTTAGCCTATGAAATCACGGATCAAGTAGTTGATTCTACATTAGAACTTTTATCTCCAATTAAGTTACCTATACCCAAATGGGTGGATTAG
- a CDS encoding DUF1932 domain-containing protein — MVRKNEIKVGFLGFGEVASTLSEGLLARGVEVSTCLEGRSQRSVELAKSTGVNLLGSLTELVESSDILLAAVVPAEAVSVAKKVGEGFDGVYVDLNNVSPGTVKEAFSHIPNGKTVDGAIMGGIKNGLGTPIIASGEFAENFAEMNQYGMNIEVIGPEPGQASGLKMLRSAYTKGVSALLFEAFYAAYQMGVDETLSRYLTLSEGSHFPASANSRLTSSAYHSQRRAQEMDEVVKFLTEYEDPLITRATCEFFHSLPDKTGTISKKPADYRDVFRKVDKKRV, encoded by the coding sequence ATGGTACGAAAAAATGAAATCAAAGTAGGTTTCCTCGGATTTGGAGAAGTCGCATCAACCTTATCTGAAGGATTGCTGGCACGGGGAGTGGAAGTTTCAACTTGCCTTGAGGGCAGAAGCCAGAGATCAGTGGAACTTGCAAAATCAACGGGTGTTAACCTATTGGGTAGTTTAACCGAGCTAGTTGAATCGTCTGATATTCTCTTAGCTGCTGTGGTTCCTGCCGAAGCTGTCAGTGTGGCTAAAAAGGTAGGTGAGGGTTTTGATGGGGTTTATGTGGATTTGAATAATGTCTCTCCGGGTACAGTTAAAGAAGCTTTCAGCCATATTCCTAATGGAAAAACCGTGGATGGGGCTATAATGGGTGGTATAAAAAATGGTTTAGGGACTCCTATCATTGCCTCTGGTGAGTTTGCTGAAAACTTTGCTGAGATGAACCAGTACGGTATGAATATTGAAGTAATTGGTCCTGAGCCTGGTCAGGCATCGGGGTTGAAGATGTTGCGCAGTGCCTACACCAAGGGTGTTTCCGCACTTCTTTTTGAGGCATTCTATGCTGCGTACCAGATGGGAGTTGATGAAACCCTATCACGCTATTTAACACTGAGTGAAGGATCACATTTTCCTGCATCTGCAAACTCACGACTCACCAGCAGTGCCTATCACTCCCAAAGACGTGCCCAGGAAATGGATGAAGTGGTGAAATTCCTAACCGAATACGAGGATCCACTGATTACCCGTGCAACATGTGAGTTTTTCCACTCGCTTCCTGATAAAACCGGGACAATATCAAAAAAACCTGCAGATTACCGGGACGTGTTCCGGAAAGTTGATAAAAAAAGGGTTTAA
- a CDS encoding cytidyltransferase has translation MNFLIGISADFDPVHKGHASLIGKAREIADEKGDEVVIYLNKGYSANHAPFFVSFEGRSKMALEAGADRIVPIEGLHHRLTMSYTVPIRIARMIQDGVTDYVDAAEVNPAQIKKYAARFIRRGIFSGIPRNLPNRNVIRWYAVNEFLYQRFKRKMEFHFIPEGKVNGEKISGRQIRSEILENNLRIPGSVKRLLPKSTVRILEEEIDKGTVPETRNMDVLLKRLNTTSRHHLLNTAHLNAEAVEHIIQGRWYQAENQVWASLRQAGYGPVLSRLALSCVEEDVTRREIYELIQDYEKQGIIPPDQTVERVIERDWFVASMVETDLTSSEAHEKFLNGARTKDKPLYSFDAGLHLRSFELPKLEEGLKAYLYVDKRGVLACELKTKEGKVKSPLKLPGKMATYLRLLVDSQIIPLEGELVKKERGWRIRLIVG, from the coding sequence GTGAATTTTCTGATAGGAATAAGCGCTGATTTTGATCCAGTTCACAAGGGACATGCTTCCCTTATTGGGAAGGCCAGGGAAATAGCTGATGAAAAAGGCGATGAGGTGGTAATCTACCTTAATAAAGGTTACAGTGCCAATCACGCCCCGTTCTTTGTCAGTTTTGAGGGAAGGAGTAAGATGGCTCTGGAGGCAGGGGCTGACCGGATAGTGCCAATTGAAGGTTTGCACCACCGGCTGACCATGTCCTATACCGTCCCCATAAGGATAGCCCGGATGATCCAGGATGGGGTCACTGACTATGTGGACGCTGCAGAAGTTAACCCCGCCCAGATAAAAAAGTACGCTGCCAGATTCATTAGAAGAGGAATATTCAGTGGTATTCCCCGTAATCTACCTAACAGGAATGTTATCCGGTGGTATGCGGTAAACGAGTTTTTGTATCAGCGTTTTAAGCGTAAAATGGAGTTTCATTTCATACCTGAGGGTAAGGTAAATGGGGAGAAGATTTCAGGCAGGCAGATACGCAGCGAAATCCTGGAAAACAATCTCCGTATACCGGGAAGTGTGAAAAGACTGCTCCCCAAATCCACGGTACGCATACTGGAGGAGGAAATTGATAAAGGTACTGTTCCTGAAACCAGGAATATGGATGTACTCTTAAAACGTTTGAACACCACCTCCCGCCATCATCTTTTAAACACTGCACATTTAAATGCCGAGGCAGTGGAGCATATCATTCAGGGAAGATGGTACCAGGCCGAGAATCAGGTGTGGGCATCCCTGCGCCAGGCAGGTTACGGTCCAGTGTTAAGCAGACTGGCATTAAGCTGTGTGGAGGAAGATGTGACACGTAGAGAAATCTACGAGCTGATTCAGGATTATGAGAAACAAGGGATCATCCCCCCAGATCAGACTGTGGAACGGGTTATTGAAAGGGACTGGTTTGTAGCTAGCATGGTTGAAACGGATTTAACCAGTTCCGAGGCCCATGAAAAGTTCCTTAACGGTGCCCGGACAAAGGATAAACCATTATACTCATTTGATGCCGGTCTTCACCTGCGGAGTTTTGAACTTCCCAAGCTGGAGGAAGGATTAAAAGCATACCTCTATGTGGATAAACGGGGTGTTCTAGCCTGTGAGTTGAAAACCAAAGAAGGTAAGGTTAAAAGTCCACTGAAACTACCCGGGAAGATGGCCACCTACCTGCGCTTACTGGTTGATTCCCAGATTATTCCACTAGAAGGAGAACTGGTGAAGAAGGAAAGAGGCTGGAGAATCCGGTTAATTGTGGGATAA
- a CDS encoding DUF5518 domain-containing protein, protein MINWRFSIFGAVLVVVLGMVFKMMFEYGVFIGIFIPGVIVGYLVNNGYKNGAKNGIITGLIGGFILGILIFITIDFNLPPFPAVVYYILVYALLEAAMSAILDAVGGLIGALIREKI, encoded by the coding sequence ATGATTAATTGGAGATTTAGTATATTTGGTGCAGTTCTGGTCGTGGTACTTGGAATGGTTTTTAAAATGATGTTTGAGTATGGTGTTTTTATAGGTATTTTTATTCCAGGGGTAATTGTGGGATATCTTGTAAATAACGGATATAAAAATGGAGCTAAAAATGGAATTATCACAGGATTGATAGGTGGATTTATACTGGGAATTTTAATCTTTATTACAATTGATTTTAATCTACCACCATTTCCTGCTGTAGTATATTACATTTTGGTGTATGCGCTACTCGAGGCGGCTATGTCAGCAATTTTAGATGCTGTAGGTGGACTCATTGGGGCCCTAATAAGGGAAAAAATATAA
- a CDS encoding DUF5518 domain-containing protein, with protein MIDWKYIFIGAALIVVLEMVFILVEYGTFIGYSTWFIPGIIVGYLVNNGYKDGAKNGIIAGLIGGFILGILQITFDSVLLPLFNHGLWFILLFAFTAAVFFAILGAVAGIIGFLIRDKIG; from the coding sequence ATGATAGATTGGAAATATATTTTTATAGGGGCAGCTTTGATTGTGGTACTTGAAATGGTTTTTATATTGGTTGAATATGGTACTTTTATTGGGTATTCTACTTGGTTTATTCCAGGGATAATTGTGGGATATCTTGTAAACAATGGATATAAAGATGGAGCTAAAAATGGAATTATTGCAGGATTGATAGGTGGATTTATACTGGGAATTTTGCAAATTACATTTGATAGTGTTCTGTTGCCTCTTTTTAATCATGGATTATGGTTCATTTTATTATTTGCATTTACAGCTGCGGTTTTTTTTGCAATTTTAGGTGCAGTAGCTGGAATTATTGGGTTTTTAATAAGGGATAAAATAGGTTAA
- a CDS encoding tetratricopeptide repeat protein, whose translation MGLLDLFKKNSEIKKAYKLSKIGKHQEALECYENILKTDQNYTDAWYGKGVVLRKLGKLEEALKATKVALKLDPKYVDVWTSESIILRELGMHEEALKAVNMALELKPKNIIALNNRCLILEDFGRYEEANECYDEIIKLNPDNPKSWINKAVFLLRINSCKEALDCFNQALEIDEENTKTWYFKGLALVKLERFKEALKCFEKVIEPDAKNVEALYFKGICLAEIEKYDEALTYFNEAIELDPQFDAAFTSKAVTLNILGESQKALEFINTALELDPEDIGILHNKGIILKDLNEVQKALDTFDKVLKIDPDFEKAKKAKEEILSLKVK comes from the coding sequence ATGGGATTACTTGATTTATTTAAGAAGAACTCAGAAATTAAAAAAGCTTATAAATTATCTAAAATAGGCAAACACCAAGAAGCATTAGAATGTTATGAAAACATCTTAAAAACAGATCAGAATTATACTGATGCTTGGTATGGTAAGGGAGTTGTTTTAAGGAAACTTGGAAAACTTGAAGAAGCTTTAAAGGCCACTAAAGTGGCTTTGAAACTAGACCCTAAGTATGTTGATGTATGGACTAGTGAAAGTATCATTTTAAGGGAACTCGGAATGCATGAAGAAGCTTTAAAAGCAGTTAATATGGCTTTGGAGTTGAAACCTAAAAATATCATTGCATTGAATAATAGATGTTTAATTTTAGAAGATTTTGGAAGATATGAAGAGGCAAATGAATGTTATGATGAAATAATAAAATTGAATCCAGATAATCCAAAATCATGGATAAATAAAGCTGTTTTTCTGTTGCGAATAAATAGTTGTAAGGAAGCATTGGATTGTTTTAATCAGGCTTTAGAAATAGATGAAGAGAATACTAAAACATGGTACTTCAAGGGCTTAGCCTTGGTAAAACTTGAAAGATTTAAAGAAGCACTAAAATGCTTTGAAAAAGTTATCGAACCGGATGCAAAGAATGTTGAAGCATTGTACTTTAAAGGTATATGTTTAGCAGAAATTGAGAAATATGACGAGGCATTAACCTACTTTAACGAAGCAATTGAATTAGATCCACAATTTGATGCTGCATTTACGAGTAAAGCTGTCACATTAAATATTCTTGGAGAATCTCAAAAAGCGCTTGAATTTATTAACACTGCTCTAGAATTAGATCCTGAGGATATTGGAATATTACATAACAAGGGAATCATTTTAAAAGACCTTAATGAAGTTCAAAAGGCATTGGATACTTTTGATAAAGTTCTAAAGATAGATCCTGATTTTGAAAAAGCTAAAAAGGCTAAAGAAGAAATTTTATCTTTAAAGGTAAAATAA
- a CDS encoding zinc-ribbon domain-containing protein, translating to MVKLCPDCGEENDNSAKFCQECGSPLTEELKTTLNENKENRRPIYALVTIIGVIFIIIDGLGLILNLLLVPLGLILTMGGLVRLFPKTFKPKAIVIGFAAFMVVYYLLFILSFMYIGDLSGAGYFTIFIIAILVSGAMAGYISGKSYLNGCIIGLLMGMIFSIGFTKDIYTFIGGFAVLTIFGLTGGLIGALIFRMSHSYKVLE from the coding sequence TTGGTTAAATTATGCCCAGATTGTGGGGAAGAAAATGATAATTCAGCTAAATTCTGTCAGGAATGCGGTAGTCCTTTAACCGAAGAGTTAAAAACAACTTTAAATGAAAATAAAGAAAATAGGAGGCCCATTTATGCTTTAGTAACTATTATCGGTGTTATTTTTATTATAATAGATGGATTGGGACTAATTCTTAATCTTTTACTGGTTCCTTTAGGACTTATCTTAACAATGGGTGGATTGGTCAGACTCTTTCCGAAAACATTTAAACCTAAAGCTATCGTGATTGGATTTGCAGCTTTTATGGTTGTATATTACTTACTGTTTATACTGTCATTCATGTATATTGGTGATTTATCCGGAGCGGGGTATTTTACCATATTCATAATTGCGATACTTGTTAGTGGAGCTATGGCGGGTTATATTTCCGGTAAAAGTTATTTAAATGGATGTATAATTGGTTTACTAATGGGAATGATCTTTTCAATTGGATTTACAAAGGACATTTATACTTTTATAGGTGGTTTTGCTGTATTAACCATATTTGGATTAACAGGTGGCTTAATAGGAGCTTTAATATTCAGGATGAGTCATAGTTACAAAGTTCTAGAATGA
- a CDS encoding GNAT family N-acetyltransferase, with protein sequence MSEQDISYEDLIIVKLTSNHDLTGFRCSDDDLDEFIHFDALPQRDDRLNQTYICKYQEEIIAFFTVSADSVKINRKDKKRIGVNYPAFPAIKIGRLAVHEDYKSRNVGSTLIMYVIGLALKLSEEVGVRFISVDAYRGVEKFYEKNYFVELAECEDEHLAMYTDLENWLPSVRY encoded by the coding sequence ATGTCAGAACAAGACATTTCTTATGAGGATTTAATTATTGTAAAATTAACCTCAAACCATGATCTTACAGGATTTAGATGTAGTGATGATGATCTTGACGAGTTTATCCATTTTGATGCACTACCTCAACGGGATGATAGATTAAATCAAACCTATATTTGCAAGTATCAAGAAGAAATAATAGCTTTCTTCACAGTTTCTGCAGATTCGGTAAAAATTAACAGAAAAGATAAGAAAAGAATAGGGGTTAATTATCCAGCTTTCCCTGCTATTAAGATTGGTCGATTGGCTGTCCATGAAGATTATAAAAGCAGAAATGTGGGCAGTACCTTAATAATGTATGTGATAGGTTTAGCATTGAAATTAAGTGAAGAAGTAGGTGTACGTTTTATTTCAGTAGATGCCTACCGAGGGGTAGAAAAGTTTTATGAAAAAAATTATTTTGTAGAATTAGCAGAATGTGAAGACGAACATCTGGCTATGTATACAGATCTTGAAAATTGGTTGCCTAGCGTTCGCTATTAG
- a CDS encoding helix-turn-helix domain-containing protein, which produces MGNDYLKELYQTVDDTFSYLRKKWTIPIIKGLFCDCKNFKGFLELNPGLSSKVLSERLKELEENGIVEKVVLNSSASHTEYYLTEKGRRLNRIIFEMFNFALDEVLKSEDSIKLREESKESLKETLQMNC; this is translated from the coding sequence ATGGGTAACGATTATTTAAAAGAACTTTACCAAACCGTTGATGATACTTTTAGCTACCTCCGGAAAAAATGGACTATTCCAATAATTAAAGGATTATTCTGTGATTGTAAAAATTTTAAGGGTTTCCTGGAACTTAATCCAGGATTAAGCAGTAAAGTCCTGTCGGAGAGACTTAAAGAATTAGAAGAAAACGGTATAGTTGAGAAAGTAGTGTTAAACTCATCTGCAAGTCATACTGAGTACTATTTAACCGAAAAAGGACGCAGATTAAACAGGATTATCTTTGAAATGTTTAATTTTGCCCTGGATGAAGTTTTAAAAAGTGAAGATAGCATTAAATTAAGAGAAGAATCCAAAGAATCATTGAAAGAGACTTTACAAATGAATTGTTAG
- a CDS encoding tautomerase family protein: MPVLHVNIWKGFEQEKIEYLIENLTKVFSDVGISPEAVEVIIHEIPQSHWGLGGVTCTEKFKDMDPDSWKKMPK, from the coding sequence ATGCCAGTACTTCATGTGAACATATGGAAAGGTTTTGAACAGGAAAAAATCGAGTACTTAATTGAGAATTTGACCAAAGTCTTCTCGGATGTGGGGATTTCACCTGAAGCGGTGGAGGTTATAATACACGAAATTCCACAATCCCACTGGGGATTAGGTGGAGTAACCTGTACTGAAAAATTCAAGGATATGGATCCTGATTCATGGAAGAAAATGCCCAAATAA